The Nitrospira tepida genome includes a window with the following:
- a CDS encoding c-type cytochrome biogenesis protein CcmI/CycH: protein MAKHTMGTFGMAGGIIALAAIAAYFGLAHGCEKPGVSRIAGRVTILPELAGQVKATDVLFVIVRRPQAKRPLAAKRFDNPQFPVTYEITNADVMMQGTELRGVVEVVARLDRDGQAGPAQPGDIEGEFEKNPTMVGGDDVDITLKDLR, encoded by the coding sequence GTGGCAAAGCATACGATGGGGACGTTCGGGATGGCGGGCGGTATCATCGCCTTGGCGGCGATCGCCGCCTATTTCGGCCTGGCCCACGGCTGCGAGAAGCCCGGCGTGAGCCGCATTGCCGGCCGTGTCACGATCCTTCCCGAGTTGGCCGGGCAGGTCAAGGCGACGGACGTGTTGTTCGTGATCGTGAGGCGGCCGCAGGCCAAACGCCCGTTAGCGGCCAAACGGTTCGATAACCCGCAATTTCCCGTGACCTACGAAATCACCAACGCCGACGTGATGATGCAGGGCACGGAATTGCGGGGCGTGGTCGAGGTGGTGGCGAGATTGGACCGCGACGGCCAAGCCGGACCGGCTCAGCCGGGCGATATCGAAGGCGAGTTCGAAAAAAATCCGACGATGGTCGGCGGAGACGACGTGGATATCACCTTGAAGGACCTGCGCTGA
- a CDS encoding precorrin-2 dehydrogenase/sirohydrochlorin ferrochelatase family protein, which produces MNPGFPLSLDVKGWPCLVLGGDEEAAEKAIRLLEAGAKVTVINPTLNDTLKKLTASAKVIHRGRLFRATDTPGVVLILNCLRDNREFAESLMELARKDRFQLWTVDQPEYSTVMMPAVVSRGHLRIAVSTSGASPALASRIRQDLESIFGPEAAEFLSWLGELRDETKATQADYAQRKDILRRAVQEFRLTGHVQYPSAWLQQRTANPETNPAK; this is translated from the coding sequence GTGAATCCAGGATTTCCACTGTCACTCGATGTGAAAGGCTGGCCCTGTCTCGTGCTCGGAGGAGACGAGGAAGCCGCCGAGAAGGCGATCCGGCTGCTGGAGGCCGGCGCCAAGGTCACCGTGATCAATCCCACGCTCAATGATACGCTGAAGAAACTCACGGCCAGCGCCAAGGTCATTCACCGCGGGCGGCTGTTCCGCGCCACCGACACGCCCGGCGTCGTCCTAATCCTGAACTGCCTCAGGGATAATCGGGAATTTGCAGAATCGCTGATGGAGCTGGCCCGCAAGGACAGGTTCCAGCTCTGGACCGTGGACCAGCCGGAATACTCCACCGTGATGATGCCGGCCGTGGTCAGTCGCGGACACCTGCGAATCGCGGTGAGCACGAGCGGGGCCTCGCCGGCGCTCGCCTCCAGGATTCGCCAGGACCTTGAATCCATCTTCGGCCCTGAAGCGGCGGAGTTTCTCTCATGGCTGGGCGAGCTTCGTGACGAGACCAAGGCCACTCAGGCCGACTATGCGCAGCGCAAGGACATCCTTCGTCGCGCCGTCCAGGAGTTCAGACTGACCGGCCACGTCCAGTACCCGTCCGCCTGGCTCCAGCAGCGAACGGCGAACCCCGAAACCAATCCCGCGAAATAG
- a CDS encoding MTH1187 family thiamine-binding protein — MVLLEVSMSPLGKGESVGKYVARSLEIIDKSGVEYRLNPMGTVLEGEWDEVMAVVKQCYERMRKDCNRISCSIKIDYRKGAVGRLDSKVASVQKRLKRTLKTS, encoded by the coding sequence ATGGTGTTGCTCGAAGTCAGCATGTCGCCGTTGGGCAAGGGCGAAAGCGTGGGCAAATATGTCGCCCGCTCGCTGGAGATCATCGATAAGAGCGGCGTAGAGTACCGGCTGAACCCGATGGGGACGGTGCTGGAAGGCGAGTGGGACGAGGTGATGGCCGTCGTCAAGCAGTGTTACGAACGGATGCGCAAGGACTGCAATCGCATCTCCTGTTCCATCAAGATCGACTATCGCAAGGGGGCCGTGGGCCGTCTCGACAGCAAGGTGGCCAGCGTGCAGAAACGACTGAAGCGGACGCTCAAAACGTCATAA
- a CDS encoding FKBP-type peptidyl-prolyl cis-trans isomerase: protein MRFPVLCLSAFIGLGLAGGVATAADPTTDDQKTLYALGLAISQSLGTFALSEGELDFVKSGITDGVLKKPAKVDFQAFGPKIKQLQTARASVLAEAEKKTGAAFLAKAAAEPGATKTESGAIVKSITPGKGATPQATDTVKVHYHGTLIDGTVFDSSVQRKEPATFPLGNVIKCWTEGLQHIKVGGKSRLVCPSNLAYGDRGAPPDIKPGATLIFEVELLDIVKP from the coding sequence ATGCGATTTCCCGTCCTCTGCCTTTCAGCTTTCATCGGTCTTGGCCTTGCCGGCGGTGTTGCGACCGCGGCGGACCCGACGACCGATGATCAGAAGACTCTCTATGCCCTGGGTCTGGCGATCAGCCAATCGCTCGGCACGTTCGCGTTGAGCGAAGGTGAGCTGGATTTCGTCAAGAGCGGCATCACCGACGGCGTGCTGAAGAAGCCGGCCAAGGTTGATTTTCAGGCCTTCGGCCCGAAGATCAAGCAACTGCAAACGGCGCGGGCCTCGGTGCTTGCCGAAGCCGAGAAGAAGACGGGCGCGGCATTTCTGGCCAAGGCCGCGGCCGAACCGGGCGCGACCAAAACGGAATCTGGCGCGATCGTCAAGTCCATCACGCCGGGCAAAGGCGCCACCCCGCAGGCGACCGACACGGTCAAGGTGCATTATCATGGAACCCTGATCGACGGGACGGTGTTCGACAGCTCGGTCCAGCGCAAGGAACCGGCGACCTTCCCGCTCGGCAACGTCATCAAGTGCTGGACCGAAGGCTTGCAGCATATCAAAGTCGGGGGGAAAAGCCGGTTGGTCTGCCCATCGAACCTGGCCTACGGAGACCGTGGGGCGCCGCCGGATATCAAACCGGGCGCCACGTTGATCTTCGAGGTCGAGCTGCTCGACATCGTCAAGCCGTAA